In one window of Camelina sativa cultivar DH55 chromosome 15, Cs, whole genome shotgun sequence DNA:
- the LOC104746654 gene encoding BTB/POZ domain-containing protein At3g22104 isoform X1, protein MEACCSDLEVDINGEETLFLNKQIICAYSATFKRLLGKSTCSNGNLKVIFNDFPGGAESFELVSRFCYSNGRLAVMPSNVVLMHCAAKFMEVSKVLEQTEKCMEEIRYWSWPELLLSLKQCQEVETSSEAESLAAKLMDALVEKLCLAVEMSPSSAASACSPDSSLFRFSCDSKSTESFKNSSVRLTWWFDEVLVLSPGLVDMFLKLMVSRKFDNLIISRFLFYYQKVKFCSATSHEKRKILETIIDTLCVLDQSCVPCKGLFGFLRLALGLNINKSTMNKLELMIGNQLDQATLDNLLVPSPSKSSHLYYVNLVIRFTKAFLDGARGGLQLKKVSSLIDQYIAEVAPDHCLKPSKFLSLLTLVPDTARESHEEIYRAIDMYLEAHTGLTNGEKLSLIRTLAYEKLSGESRSKISRNPKFQVIETLDEQREQKQLILQMEKVEISGDNEKLKEHIEGIQWRVMELERACLKMQNQMEVIKKRSKNSSKGSNRSLPKLCS, encoded by the exons ATGGAAGCTTGTTGCTCTGATCTTGAAGTTGACATCAATGGAGAAGAAACTCTCTTTCTCAATAAG CAAATCATATGTGCTTATTCTGCAACATTCAAGAGGCTTCTTGGGAAATCAACTTGTTCCAATGGGAATCTCAAGGTAATCTTTAATGATTTCCCCGGTGGAGCGGAGAGTTTCGAGCTTGTATCGAGGTTTTGCTACAGTAACGGTAGATTAGCTGTGATGCCCTCGAATGTAGTCCTTATGCATTGTGCTGCTAAGTTCATGGAAGTCTCTAAAGTCTTGGAACAAACAGAGAAGTGTATGGAAGAGATTCGGTATTGGTCTTGGCCAGAGCTTCTTCTCAGTCTAAAACAGTGTCAAGAAGTTGAAACATCGTCTGAAGCTGAGTCTTTAGCCGCGAAGTTGATGGATGCGTTAGTGGAGAAACTGTGTTTAGCCGTTGAAATGAGTCCTTCTAGTGCTGCTTCTGCTTGTTCACCAGATAGCAGCTTGTTTCGGTTTTCTTGTGACAGTAAAAGCACTGAGAGTTTCAAGAATAGCTCTGTTCGGTTAACGTGGTGGTTTGATGAGGTTCTTGTTTTAAGTCCTGGTTTGGTTGACATGTTCTTGAAGCTTATGGTATCGAGAAAATTTGATAATCTCATCATAAGTAGGTTCTTGTTCTATTACCAGAAGGTCAAGTTTTGCTCAGCGACTTCtcatgagaaaagaaagattcttgaaaccatcatcGATACTCTTTGTGTCTTAGATCAAAGCTGTGTCCCTTGCAAGGGCCTTTTTGGATTTTTGAGGCTTGCTCTTGGATTGAACATAAACAAGAGTACTATGAACAAGCTGGAGCTTATGATAGGTAACCAACTGGATCAAGCAACACTAGACAATCTTCTTGTTCCATCTCCATCGAAGTCTAGTCACTTGTACTATGTGAATCTTGTTATTAGATTCACAAAAGCTTTCCTCGACGGAGCAAGAGGAGGATTGCAGTTGAAGAAAGTCTCAAGCTTGATTGATCAATACATAGCTGAAGTAGCACCTGATCATTGCTTGAAACCTTCAAAGTTTCTGTCTCTCCTCACACTTGTTCCAGATACAGCCAGAGAATCACACGAAGAAATATATCGTGCTATCGATATGTATCTCGAG GCTCACACTGGATTAACCAATGGCGAAAAACTCAGCCTGATACGAACATTAGCTTACGAGAAGCTTTCAGGAGAATCAAGAAGTAAAATATCGCGTAACCCGAAGTTTCAGGTAATTGAGACACTAGATGAACAACGAGAACAGAAGCAGCTCATACTCCAAATGGAGAAGGTTGAGATTTCAGGAGATAACGAGAAGCTGAAAGAACATATTGAAGGGATTCAGTGGAGGGTTATGGAGTTAGAGAGAGCGTGTTTGAAAATGCAGAATCAAATGGAAGTTATCAAGAAGAGATCCAAGAACTCGAGCAAAGGAAGCAACAGATCGCTTCCTAAGCTCTGTTCTTGA
- the LOC104746654 gene encoding BTB/POZ domain-containing protein At3g22104 isoform X2, giving the protein MPSNVVLMHCAAKFMEVSKVLEQTEKCMEEIRYWSWPELLLSLKQCQEVETSSEAESLAAKLMDALVEKLCLAVEMSPSSAASACSPDSSLFRFSCDSKSTESFKNSSVRLTWWFDEVLVLSPGLVDMFLKLMVSRKFDNLIISRFLFYYQKVKFCSATSHEKRKILETIIDTLCVLDQSCVPCKGLFGFLRLALGLNINKSTMNKLELMIGNQLDQATLDNLLVPSPSKSSHLYYVNLVIRFTKAFLDGARGGLQLKKVSSLIDQYIAEVAPDHCLKPSKFLSLLTLVPDTARESHEEIYRAIDMYLEAHTGLTNGEKLSLIRTLAYEKLSGESRSKISRNPKFQVIETLDEQREQKQLILQMEKVEISGDNEKLKEHIEGIQWRVMELERACLKMQNQMEVIKKRSKNSSKGSNRSLPKLCS; this is encoded by the exons ATGCCCTCGAATGTAGTCCTTATGCATTGTGCTGCTAAGTTCATGGAAGTCTCTAAAGTCTTGGAACAAACAGAGAAGTGTATGGAAGAGATTCGGTATTGGTCTTGGCCAGAGCTTCTTCTCAGTCTAAAACAGTGTCAAGAAGTTGAAACATCGTCTGAAGCTGAGTCTTTAGCCGCGAAGTTGATGGATGCGTTAGTGGAGAAACTGTGTTTAGCCGTTGAAATGAGTCCTTCTAGTGCTGCTTCTGCTTGTTCACCAGATAGCAGCTTGTTTCGGTTTTCTTGTGACAGTAAAAGCACTGAGAGTTTCAAGAATAGCTCTGTTCGGTTAACGTGGTGGTTTGATGAGGTTCTTGTTTTAAGTCCTGGTTTGGTTGACATGTTCTTGAAGCTTATGGTATCGAGAAAATTTGATAATCTCATCATAAGTAGGTTCTTGTTCTATTACCAGAAGGTCAAGTTTTGCTCAGCGACTTCtcatgagaaaagaaagattcttgaaaccatcatcGATACTCTTTGTGTCTTAGATCAAAGCTGTGTCCCTTGCAAGGGCCTTTTTGGATTTTTGAGGCTTGCTCTTGGATTGAACATAAACAAGAGTACTATGAACAAGCTGGAGCTTATGATAGGTAACCAACTGGATCAAGCAACACTAGACAATCTTCTTGTTCCATCTCCATCGAAGTCTAGTCACTTGTACTATGTGAATCTTGTTATTAGATTCACAAAAGCTTTCCTCGACGGAGCAAGAGGAGGATTGCAGTTGAAGAAAGTCTCAAGCTTGATTGATCAATACATAGCTGAAGTAGCACCTGATCATTGCTTGAAACCTTCAAAGTTTCTGTCTCTCCTCACACTTGTTCCAGATACAGCCAGAGAATCACACGAAGAAATATATCGTGCTATCGATATGTATCTCGAG GCTCACACTGGATTAACCAATGGCGAAAAACTCAGCCTGATACGAACATTAGCTTACGAGAAGCTTTCAGGAGAATCAAGAAGTAAAATATCGCGTAACCCGAAGTTTCAGGTAATTGAGACACTAGATGAACAACGAGAACAGAAGCAGCTCATACTCCAAATGGAGAAGGTTGAGATTTCAGGAGATAACGAGAAGCTGAAAGAACATATTGAAGGGATTCAGTGGAGGGTTATGGAGTTAGAGAGAGCGTGTTTGAAAATGCAGAATCAAATGGAAGTTATCAAGAAGAGATCCAAGAACTCGAGCAAAGGAAGCAACAGATCGCTTCCTAAGCTCTGTTCTTGA
- the LOC104746656 gene encoding proteasome subunit alpha type-4-A: protein MSRRYDSRTTIFSPEGRLYQVEYAMEAIGNAGSAIGILSKDGVVLIGEKKVTSKLLQTSTSAEKMYKIDDHVACAVAGIMSDANILINTARVQAQRYTFMYQEPMPVEQLVQSLCDTKQGYTQFGGLRPFGVSFLFAGWDKNFGFQLYMSDPSGNYGGWKAAAVGANNQAAQSILKQDYKDDATREEAVELALKVLTKTMDSTSLTSEKLELAEVYLTPSGNVKYHVHSPESLTKLLVKHGVTQPAAETS from the coding sequence ATGTCTCGGAGATATGATAGCCGTACTACAATCTTCTCCCCTGAAGGTCGTCTCTACCAAGTTGAGTATGCTATGGAGGCCATTGGAAACGCTGGTTCTGCAATTGGAATCTTATCCAAAGACGGAGTTGTGTTGATTGGTGAGAAGAAAGTCACCTCAAAACTTCTTCAAACCTCAACCTCTGCTGAAAAAATGTACAAGATTGATGACCATGTTGCCTGTGCCGTGGCTGGTATAATGTCTGATGCCAACATTCTCATCAACACGGCTCGCGTCCAAGCTCAACGCTACACCTTCATGTACCAAGAGCCCATGCCTGTTGAGCAGCTGGTTCAGTCTCTCTGTGACACGAAGCAGGGCTACACACAATTCGGTGGTCTTCGTCCGTTTGgagtctcttttctttttgcaggATGGGACAAGAACTTTGGGTTCCAACTATATATGAGTGACCCGAGTGGCAACTATGGTGGTTGGAAAGCTGCAGCCGTTGGAGCAAACAATCAGGCTGCTCAGTCTATTCTGAAACAGGACTACAAGGATGATGCAACTAGGGAAGAGGCTGTCGAGCTCGCCTTGAAGGTTCTGACCAAGACAATGGACAGTACGAGCTTAACATCTGAGAAGCTAGAGCTTGCTGAGGTGTATCTGACTCCATCCGGAAACGTCAAGTACCATGTTCACTCTCCTGAGTCGCTCACCAAGCTGTTGGTCAAACATGGTGTGACTCAACCCGCTGCTGAAACATCCTAA
- the LOC104746657 gene encoding 36.4 kDa proline-rich protein-like, translated as MGSRTQNLSFLVVLLLGFVAVSYACDCNPPKPSPAPHKPPKHPVKPPKPPAVKPPKPPAVKPPTPKPPTVKPHPKPPTVKPHPKPPTVKPHPKPPTVKPHPKPPAVKPPTPKPPTVKPPHPKPHPYPKPPIVKPPTKPPPSTPKPPTKPPPSTPKPPTTKPPPSTPKPPTKPPPVVTPPTPCPPTTPTPTPPVVTPPTPTPPVVTPPTPTPPVVTPPTPTPPVVTPPTPTPPVVTPPTPTPPVVTPPTPTPPVVTPPTPTPPVVTPPTPTPPVVTPPTPTPPIPETCPIDTLKLGACVDVLGGLIHIGLGKSHAKEECCPVLGGLLDLDAAVCLCTTIKAKLLNINLILPIALELLLDCGKTPPPGFKCPA; from the coding sequence ATGGGGTCTCGCACTCAGAACCTCTCCTTTCTTGTTGTCCTCCTCCTCGGCTTCGTTGCCGTCTCCTATGCTTGCGACTGTAACCCTCCTAAACCATCACCAGCTCCTCACAAACCGCCAAAACATCCCGTCAAACCTCCTAAACCACCTGCTGTCAAGCCACCTAAACCACCGGCAGTGAAACCACCTACCCCAAAACCGCCCACCGTTAAACCCCACCCTAAACCACCCACCGTCAAACCCCATCCTAAACCACCCACCGTCAAACCCCATCCTAAACCCCCGACCGTCAAACCCCATCCTAAACCACCGGCAGTAAAACCACCAACCCCAAAACCGCCCACCGTCAAACCTCCCCACCCCAAACCTCACCCTTACCCGAAACCTCCCATCGTGAAACCGCCTACCAAGCCTCCTCCATCCACTCCTAAACCGCCCACCAAGCCTCCCCCGTCCACACCTAAACCACCTACGACCAAGCCTCCTCCGTCCACCCCTAAACCGCCCACCAAGCCTCCACCCGTTGTAACGCCGCCTACACCGTGCCCCccaacaacaccaacaccaacccCTCCCGTCGTAACGCCACCAACACCAACCCCTCCCGTCGTAACACCGCCAACGCCAACTCCACCCGTCGTAACTCCGCCAACACCAACCCCTCCCGTCGTAACACCGCCAACACCAACCCCACCCGTCGTAACACCACCAACACCAACCCCACCGGTCGTAACACCGCCAACACCAACACCACCCGTCGTAACACCGCCAACACCAACACCACCTGTGGTAACGCCACCAACACCAACCCCACCTGTGGTAACGCCGCCAACACCAACTCCTCCTATTCCCGAGACTTGCCCAATTGACACGTTGAAGCTAGGAGCGTGTGTGGACGTTCTTGGAGGTTTGATTCACATCGGGCTTGGGAAAAGCCACGCCAAGGAAGAGTGTTGTCCAGTTTTGGGAGGCTTACTTGACCTAGACGCAGCCGTTTGTTTATGTACCACTATTAAAGCCAAACTTCTCAACATCAACCTCATTCTTCCCATTgctcttgagcttcttctcgACTGTGGAAAAACTCCACCCCCTGGCTTCAAGTGTCCCGCTTAA